The proteins below are encoded in one region of Clostridium fermenticellae:
- the hisE gene encoding phosphoribosyl-ATP diphosphatase yields the protein MDLNNVVRDLYKIIESRRDNPVEGSYTSYLFKEGLDKILKKIGEESSEVIIASKNLNKQEEIYEISDLLYHLLVLMVHQKVTLDDIVKELEKRRQKTLNKKVMGKRADGVD from the coding sequence ATGGATTTGAATAATGTTGTGAGAGATCTTTATAAAATTATAGAAAGCAGAAGGGACAATCCTGTTGAGGGTTCATACACGAGTTATCTATTTAAAGAAGGATTGGATAAGATATTAAAGAAGATCGGAGAAGAGTCCTCTGAAGTTATAATAGCCAGTAAAAATTTAAATAAGCAGGAGGAGATATACGAAATAAGTGATCTATTATATCATCTCTTAGTTCTAATGGTTCATCAGAAAGTTACATTAGATGATATAGTAAAGGAGCTTGAAAAGAGAAGACAAAAAACTTTAAATAAAAAAGTCATGGGTAAAAGAGCTGATGGAGTGGATTAA